One genomic region from Vanessa tameamea isolate UH-Manoa-2023 chromosome 14, ilVanTame1 primary haplotype, whole genome shotgun sequence encodes:
- the LOC113402199 gene encoding uncharacterized protein LOC113402199, producing MSTEKPEDEGDPEALEEAGILEADVGANFDQQLAGIDPKLKINMDPQAHSHLRPEMMFIREELRQAKQQTLAVRRTALKKLLLKDEMQEDCELRNIGLSYAPPDP from the exons atgtcaACCGAAAAACCAGAAGATGAGGGGGATCCCGAAGCTTTGGAAGAAGCGGGTATACTCGAAGCAGATGTCGGTGCCAATTT TGATCAGCAGCTTGCCGGTATAGATCCTAAGTTGAAGATTAATATGGACCCGCAAGCTCACAGCCACCTCCGACCTGAGATGATGTTCATCCGAGAGGAATTACGCCAAGCAAAACAACAGACCTTGGCG GTACGCCGCACAGCGCTGAAGAAACTTCTTCTGAAGGACGAGATGCAGGAAGACTGTGAGCTAAGGAACATAGGCTTAAGTTACGCGCCTCCCGATccttaa
- the LOC113402230 gene encoding GTPase HRas, producing MTEYKLVVVGAGGVGKSALTIQLIQNHFVDEYDPTIEDSYRKQVVIDGETCLLDILDTAGQEEYSAMRDQYMRTGEGFLLVFAVNSAKSFEDIGSYREQIKRVKDAEEVPMVLVGNKCDLQAWAVDMTQAREVARSYGVPFVETSAKTRMGVDDAFYTLVREIRKDKESRGKKYRRGNKLGSRRTFKCTLI from the exons ATGACCGAGTACAAGTTAGTGGTGGTAGGGGCTGGTGGCGTCGGTAAATCCGCATTGACTATACAGCTGATTCAAAATCATTTCGTGGATGAGTACGATCCAACGATCGAGGATTCGTATAGGAAACAAGTGGTTATAGACGGGGAGACGTGTCTGTTAGATATATTGGATACGGCGGGTCAAGAAGAGTACTCCGCTATGAGGGACCAATATATGCGGACAGGGGAGGGGTTCTTGTTGGTGTTCGCGGTGAATAGTGCTAAGAGTTTCGAGGACATTGGATCATACAGAGAGCAGATAAAGCGAGTGAAGGACGCGGAAGAAGTGCCGATGGTGTTAGTAGGTAACAAGTGCGACCTTCAGGCATGGGCTGTCGACATGACGCAAGCGCGAGAG gtGGCGCGAAGTTATGGTGTACCATTCGTAGAAACATCAGCAAAAACCCGTATGGGCGTAGACGATGCCTTCTACACTCTAGTCCGGGAGATCCGCAAGGACAAAGAGAGCCGCGGTAAGAAATACAGAAGAGGGAACAAACTCGGATCCCGGCGTACTTTTAAATGtacacttatttaa
- the LOC113402222 gene encoding conserved oligomeric Golgi complex subunit 5, with product MEAIDVCVEIENDEFYSKFLVVKPLVGENISVTEQVTKLTQGIDKLTKNLETQVLAKHNDLLTQASNISDLETMLASVRSQVQVLLQRAEKIKERVHTPFYELESQTVMLERVQVTCNLLRHAAKILTLWSKLNSVKDNPSKEAMILFELNELIGDYDFEGIVLLEDVLKQVDHQRKELLRNSTELLQSSLLVGDKTKLLQCFKVFHNLQCTEEQIKSTVNCILKDTRKEISIALNVQMVSIEIKKTSSGRSAPGKANIMNAQDFKIKLWGNIDKLFKVDIYNSCMKVIMLQNVVNELHAIGNFKNIARSFWHELSIIFSNELEKSSSTVNQSVEIDFPKLLKCFNDLLSRLKCKNLEMNRSCLNKWENSFLSKSLGKLLEPVRSMWHLNQVPTMDQIDNAIRVIAEALSISLGDKHLSISLANSVAKSIKQMNVEAEQRVSMENDVAQIIEAPTSSQQKNADLCNSLHYFSSQIKRVLANMNSMLPQESVQIVQNSLKDISSLPVLNLFAESIKNSLYLILATMHDEPDLTRADDPNNKNVSCSPYMKELQHFVSRCKEIYLSLFTEKTALNQCCIDISKSCIERFVQHVCNVRPLSKYGRAKLQADCKHLEISLSPLVNDVTELGDHYRQLKALSLLLEKTPQEVAKSQHEGASLPYSLVMMFLFSHAGPQLLAPHTCAGWNIQKLIQWLDSHKNERDRLEFVAGSLQRYQNHIRQNQITTYDEVYPVLLQLLEDGRKVMKK from the coding sequence ATGGAGGCTATAGACGTGTGTGTCGAAATAGAGAATGATGAGTTCTATAGCAAGTTTCTAGTAGTTAAGCCTCTGGTAGGTGAGAATATATCTGTCACCGAACAAGTAACTAAGCTGACCCAAGGCATCGATAAGTTAACAAAAAACTTAGAGACACAGGTTCTTGCTAAACACAATGATCTCCTTACCCAAGCTAGCAATATATCAGATCTAGAAACCATGTTAGCATCCGTACGTTCCCAAGTGCAAGTTTTACTGCAAAGGGCTGAAAAAATCAAAGAACGGGTCCATACTCCATTTTACGAGTTAGAAAGTCAAACGGTAATGCTTGAACGTGTTCAAGTTACATGTAATTTACTTAGACATGCAGCTAAAATACTCACTCTGTGGAGCAAACTCAATTCAGTAAAAGACAACCCATCTAAAGAAGCTatgattttatttgaacttaATGAATTAATAGGTGACTATGACTTTGAAGGGATAGTGTTACTTGAAGATGTTTTGAAACAAGTTGACCATCAGAGAAAAGAATTATTAAGGAATTCAACAGAATTATTACAGTCAAGTTTATTGGTTGGTGACAAGACAAAATTACTTCAATGTTTCAAAGTATTTCACAATTTACAATGCACCGAGGAACAAATAAAAAGCACAGTAAATTGTATACTAAAAGATACAAGAAAGGAAATTAGCATTGCACTCAATGTGCAAATGGtatctatagaaataaaaaaaacaagttcagGTCGTTCTGCACCCGGTAAAGCAAACATTATGAATGCACAAGATTTCAAAATCAAACTGTGGGGCAACATTGATAAGCTCTTTAAAGTTGATATTTACAATAGTTGCATGAAAGTAATAATGCTGCAGAATGTTGTGAATGAACTTCATGCTATTGGTAATTTCAAAAACATTGCAAGGAGCTTTTGGCATGAGCTATCAATAATTTTCAGTAACGAGTTAGAAAAGAGTTCCTCAACTGTAAATCAGTCTGTTGAGATTGATTTTCCAAAActtttaaagtgttttaatgATTTACTCTCAaggttaaaatgtaaaaatttggAAATGAATCGTTCCTGCTTGAATAAATGGGAGAATTCGTTTTTGTCAAAATCCTTAGGTAAACTACTTGAACCAGTGAGAAGTATGTGGCACCTAAACCAGGTGCCCACTATGGATCAAATAGATAATGCAATAAGAGTTATAGCAGAAGCTTTGAGTATATCACTCGGTGACAAGCACTTAAGCATAAGTTTAGCTAATAGTGTAGCTAAAAGTATCAAACAAATGAATGTAGAGGCAGAACAAAGAGTGTCAATGGAAAACGATGTTGCCCAAATTATAGAGGCACCAACAAGCTCACAACAGAAAAATGCTGATCTTTGCAATTCATTACACTATTTCTCGTCACAAATTAAGCGAGTCCTTGCAAATATGAATTCCATGCTACCACAGGAAAGTGTACAAATAGTCCAGAACAGTTTGAAAGATATTTCAAGTTTACCAGTACTCAATCTATTTGCTGAATCTATCAAGAACTCTCTCTACCTTATTCTCGCCACTATGCATGATGAACCAGATTTAACTAGAGCTGATGATCCAAATAATAAGAATGTATCATGTTCTCCCTACATGAAAGAATTGCAACACTTTGTATCCAGGTGTAAAgagatttatttatctttgtttacTGAGAAAACAGCACTTAATCAGTGTTGCATCGACATTTCAAAATCCTGCATCGAAAGATTTGTTCAACATGTGTGTAATGTCAGACCATTGAGTAAGTATGGTCGTGCTAAACTTCAGGCAGACTGTAAACATTTGGAAATTTCATTGTCACCATTGGTAAACGATGTGACAGAGTTGGGCGATCATTACCGCCAATTGAAAGCATTAAGTCTGCTTTTAGAAAAGACACCTCAAGAAGTTGCTAAAAGTCAGCATGAAGGAGCATCCTTGCCGTACTCTTTAGTGATGATGTTTCTATTCTCCCATGCGGGTCCTCAGCTATTAGCCCCTCATACATGTGCCGGATGGAATATACAGAAATTGATTCAATGGTTAGATTCACATAAAAATGAGAGAGACAGGCTTGAATTTGTAGCGGGTTCTCTGCAAAGATATCAAAATCACATTCGACAGAACCAGATCACCACATATGATGAGGTGTACCCAGTGTTACTACAACTTCTTGAAGATGGTAGAaaagttatgaaaaaataa